The DNA window TTTCAACTtgcttctccttcttctcgtACTCTTGcctgatcttcttcttctctgccTCAACCAGCTGCAGCTTTTCAATATTGAATTCCTacgagagaaagaaaaaatttccaTTCCTTCCGTTCAATAGTCAATgtagaaaaacaaatatacaGCACATAAGAAACCTAGAATTTGCAAGGCATACGTAACTGAACATAGAGCAACGCCGATAACTATATATTTTCGGCAACGAttagaaatcaagaaaaatatatagtaaaatCGGGCCATCTAGAAGCGGAAACGagtaaaaattgaagaaaatagtgaaaaatACGCAGACGTACTTCTTCAGCGGAGACGGAGATCTCGTTGGCCTTTTCCTCCGCTTCCTGGCGGATGAACCTCACCATCTGCTGGATCTGCTTGGAAACATCTGCGTCATTCATTTTGCcgaattttttaatctaaccGGAGAAGATCCAATCGGTGCGATCCAGGCTCTACGAATTCCAAGTTGCTCTCGATCGTTAGCGAGATACCTGGATAAAAAACGCAACCGTTGGCTGCTGTGAGAAGATAGCAGTAGAGAGTATAACGTGAAAGCGAGAGCGTGAGAGACGAGAGCAGATACTACGTACCAAGAGAGATCGATAACCAAAAAATGATGAGAGATGGATGAAGGATGAGAGCAGAAACAGAGAGTGAAAGAGATTTGTTAGATTCTGAATAAGAGGGCCCCGCTCAACGTTGGCAACGTGAGAGAGATCGGAACACGATCTTAAAGGAAACAGAATATGAACACGGCTgaatagttaaaaaataaaatgttaactatttatttttaaatatataattaaaatttgtaacacAACTccaatatatatctatatatatacatatatatatatatatatatatatatatatatatgtgtatgtatgtatatatatatgtctgtatatatatataactatgtTTTAAACTCATTGTCTTAACtcaagttatatatatatacatacacacatatatagatatacatatatacatacatatatacttttatatatatatataaacatatttaaatgagttaagacaaaatttaaaaataaaaataaaaatttagaattatattaaaattaattttatattttataattaataatttaaaagattacctataaaaaaaatataatatttggcACAAAAGTGAAAACCAATGTCTTattatacctttttttttttttttaattttaagatttattaaataaaaatttaaaattttaaaaatattacattaCCAATATTTGTTGccatattaatatttttaaggttaatgaaaaatatttatataaaaatgttttagaaaaaatatctaataagtCTAATTTGTaaggtacaaaattaaaaaataaaattggtataaaaaaatttatttaattattattttttaaactaaaaatctATGAAAATTGTTTTGGATGACACATATCTAACCGGTTGAGGTGGGTCCAGGTCAAATGGATTGGTTCCTTTTTGTTAGgttaaaccatttttttcaacGGCTTTAACTAACTTGACAACGGTAAAATTGGGAGGAATCATTAAAACTTCCATGTATACCATAGAAATTGTGAAGAACAAGTTTGAATCGCACATTTAGATATATCCATTTTTAACCTGTTTTTGGGATGATGTTTGTGTGTTTTTCCATGCTAGATTTTAATAGACGTGAGAGAGTAACCCCTTCATTTTCCCGACATCATTTCCTTCGACTCCTCTCGATGGGTTGCGGAATCTCAAAGTTCGAACCTAAGGAGGTAGTCGAAGCAACTGCCGATTGCCCCCACAATCCTCCTCGTTCCCACAAGTCTTCCACCACCAATTGCTTCACCGGTGAACCCAAGCCATCGGTTCAAGAAGGATCTACGACTGAGAAGCAGTCTCGAAAAGGTAATGGCTCTTCTCGGGATCGAGAGGTGGCTGGGGAGAAGATGGTGAAGATGAGTGTGAATGTGAAGCGAGAAAAAGTAGAAGAGGACGATCGACAAATGGAAACAATGactcaaataaattttgaagatcCTAACGATGATCAAAATTATCGTAAGATTTTTCGAGGAGGATCGCCGAGTTTTAGGGAGTATTGCATTGGATCTAAATCGAGATCAAGGAGTATAGGAAGTGAAGGTAATGTACTCAACCAATCAATTTCAAACTCGGGTAACAACATGGTCGTTGTGCTTACAATAACCATTGATTTTATTCTGCAACAGATAACTACGACGGAGATCATGGCATGTGGCCGAACGAACGAACGCTGAATTTAGAAAAGGAGAAGGTAGTTTTCCCGTTTtcaatttctctattttacGCGCCGTGAATAACGTTTGAATAAAAACCTATTAAAACgatgaataaaaattgagaGTTGAGACCCGAACAATCCTGCATCACTCCAAATCATCATCTTATTTACTCTCGATCTTGTTTATTCTAATGGATTTCTACTCCAAATCGAatagaaggaagagaaaaaagaacgaaGAGGAAAAGGCACGAAGAAGACATTACGTCGTGGAAAATCAGGTGAAGGGAGGAGTTTATTGAGTACTTCACGTGGTCGTCACCAACAGCAAAACgacaaattttcttctttggatGACGATACTTCTAATAAGCATCTACCTGCAAGAGCGTCTTGATTTCCTTCACACATAtacaaaacatttaatttatttgttcattcaatttcatttcatataccatttcttttttttttctaccaaATGCAAACGTCCTTACGtgtaaatcattaataaattgtaattattttttaaaaaatactgtGTTCTTACGtcattgatatgaaccaatcCATCAATCATGAAAGATAAATTGATTCTTGAATTCGTTTCGTGAAGCGTGttaaatgaacacgactctccatgacggtatgatattgtccactttgaacataagctcgaAGAGAGAATTCCTCCATTATAAACCCAGGATTGGCTGACCCAATAGAGCATGTCCTTCCCTTCCTTAGAGCGCGCTTGTCATGGCGACGACAACCTCTCCACTAACTGATCTCCAATTCAATATCCACTTTCGAAAAGTTGAAGCAATGGCTTTGAATTCGAGCTGCTTCTTGTCCCTGCCGTCCTATGTTCGTCGTAATCACAGAGTTCCACTTCGTATTTGCTTACCACTTTTGCATTCTTCTGCTATTCGGCGCCGCAGATCTTTACGGAACTGCCTTCTGTGAGTTCAAGTTTTGTGTCCATTTTTCCCTGTGGAGTAACTTTGTAATCTGTttatgtttcatttttctcacgACGGTGCGATTTCTTAAGGTGAATTCATAGAAAtggattttggattttcaATAATGAATTTTCGTCcagttttgttgtttttggtttATGGTGGTGTTTTTGCTCTCGGATAGTGCAGTTCTAAGTTCACTTCTCATAGAATTGGATTGCAAGGTCATGATGCTATTTGCTTGTAAATTATGGATGCTGTATAGCTGGAAATTGAGGTTGATCGATGAAACAGAACCTTAGTTGGAGAGTGGAGTTAAATTGAAACCTAATTCAgcttaataaaatatatgtaagAATAAGAACCTAAAGGATGAATTGTATAGTTTCAGTTTCATCTCTCTTTACTCAGCGATTAATTTTGGCCTTTGTTAGATGTGGAGGCGATGGTCACTCCTGATGATCTGTCTCTTGAAGTGAAGGTTAGACATCGTTTCTGTAGCCTCAAGTTTCCATGTTATAGTGAACTGAATGAATGGAAGAAACATAAGTTTTAAACCTCAGAGAATCCTTTTTGTACTTCTTTTTCGCTCTGTTTAAGTCTTGTGTCCTGATGGTGCATTTAGATTGGTTCTTGTTGGCTTCATTTTTCTCGTAGCCTGAGCAGTTTATTTACATTGCTCAGTTTGAATTCGAAAGAACGAAATGAATGTTGCTACTAAATTGAAAGGAACATCCATCTTTCTCGTGGGCAAGCACTGATCTTCTATACTGAGGCAATTTAGATTTATGACAAACTAATGTATGAAACTATTTGATATGAAGGGATCAACAGCTCCATAAAAACTAAGTTAGCCAAATTCCTGGCTGATAGGTTGAGATACTATTACTTCGACAGGTACTCATAGAGGTACTTTTTTTCTTGGCGTGTGGTATTGTTCTCCTTCCTGTTGCTAATTCTGAATTTTCATGTCATAAACAAATTAGTGATCGTTTAGTTGTGGGAGCTAGTGGTGGTGAGGCTGCTGCCGAACTTTAGAAGCTAAGTGATGAAAAAGGTTTTCGGGCATCTTAGGTAGGTTATGCTTTGTTGTATCTTCTCAGAAGTTATTTAGTCAAAACTGGCAGTTTAGTAGCACCTTTTTTTTAACTCCGTTTTCTAGATTTTTGTACGTGAAGACACATATTGAATgtctgttgaggattattggggggagtctcacattggctaattaagagaatgatcatgagtttataagcaaggaatacatctccattggtacgaggggTTCTTTGGAGAAACTAAAAGCctctatgagagcttatgctcaaagtagacaatgtCATACCATTGAGGAGcgttgtgatttctaacaaaTACATCTTTCATATAATGCTCAATACATACTAGTAACAGCCACAGGTACCTGACATGCCATTTTGTTCCAAACTGAAGAGTTAAGACGACTATCTTCTATGGGTCGACTAGTTGTGTGTGCTGGAAATGGTGCCGTTCAGAGATCTACTAATCTGTATGAATGTTCAATGCTTaatttttactgttttagTGCACATATTCTTCATGGAAAAATTTCCTCGTAGTTAAGGATGTGTTCAAATTGCTTATGCTCACGTTGCTCTTGGATATCATTTCGCATGCAGGGCGCTTTTGAGGCATAGCATAACGTTCTGGATTTATTTACCCCTACAGATGATAGCAGAGGAATTTGCTGTAGATCGAAGCCAACTTCCAGTATTTGATATATCCAATTCTGGATCTTATGGTGAGGTAATTAACGGTTTGGTTGAACTTGAATGTGGTTTCCAACATAGTTTTTGTAAAAGTTGAagccaccgctaacagatattgtcatatttagacttttcctttcaagcttcccctcaatgttcTAAAACGCTTTTACTtatgagagattttcacacctttgtaaaaaatgtttgttcCCCtgtccaatcgatgtgagatctcacaatccaacccctccgaggcccaacatcttcactagcacaccacttaatgtctagctttgataccagttgtaaccgctcaagtccaccactagccgatattgttctctctgggttttccttttcgggcaTTTTTGAAGCTTTGAGACGAGTCCTAGATATTCTATTGAGGTTTTGAATCTCACCTTTCTCGTAGGATTGATCTCAATCCCTAGACATCCTTCATTCCTTTGGCTAATCTTGTGTATAACGCAGGTGCTGGGTCAAATAACTTCCCagaaccaaaaattaaaagatggCTATGCCACGGCTGATGCTCCAATATCACTCCAAAGTATGTGATCCTGATCCTTCCCACACTTGCAATATTCAAGGTTTCATGCATATTCTGGTTTCTAAAATCTCATGCCTCGGAGAACTAGCGAGTAATTTAGGATATGATGCCTTCAATGCTGTCACAACCGAAGACAAGGCTTTGGAGGTATGTATCCTTACAATTCTTATACTTGCCTACAGGGGTGGAACATAAATTTACGGTGAAATTACAAATCTAGATTGATTGTGatatattggttggggaggagaacaaaacaccatttataagagtgtggaatcCCTAGCAgacttgttttaaaaccttgagcggaagcccgaaagggaaagcctaaaaaagacaatatcggctcgCGGTGGATGTGGGCCGTAACaaacaaatttagtttttaaactttcaagatgatgtttatttggtttctaaactttcaaaggtatttaataaataatctcccaccttttaattttgtacctAATAGATCATTCAACTTTTAGTTGTGTGTTTTATAGGTCTAcgatatattaatttttttttttaaaaaaaccattatattagatttaaaattgaattttatgttcaTTATGACCGAGTAGatctatgaatttaaaaaggGTACTGTCGTGGGTAAGGTCTTGGGTTTTAACATCTACTCATTGCATGTTCGAATCTTCAAAGTGAGTGAGGCTAAGAAATATTTGATTGTaggttaaaagtttaaaagtattttgattttgatgtgcAATGGGAGGAAGGAGATGGGTCATAGgctgttaaaaataaaaagtccaTGACGAGGAGGTAGAGGCATGAGGGAGGCATTTGCATCAAAAGACACACAAAAGAACTGTGCCTAATATGACAACTGGGTGACATTGTTTTACCACTTTGTCAgtaaaatattgatttatttttaactaaaaaagtttaaaagttttatatttattgaactttataaaaaaaaattcaaacaatatatatatatatatatatatatatatatatattatccttttatttcatttttatcaaattaattttagtatgTGTATTAATGCGTTAatataaacatatttcaaGTTATATAAAGAcaagaataatatttaaatttaataatttccaaaacacaatagaaatatatttctaaaatgtattttaaaaataattctaatagacactttttttttttctttttaaaagtttaacaataaattaaaatttttattgaaattatattgagaccaaaataatattaaactcGAGGTGCGGACATGTACTAAAACATATACCAAAGGATCGAAAAGACACAATTGGccttttaactaatttataaaaaggataaagcaaaaagaaaaggcttaaacaaatacaaagaGAAACAAGGTGCTTCTTTTGTAAGTGGTTTCAACTTCAAAAGGTTGGCaagttttaattcttttgtttatttcccCTCTTTCACTTTATGGTCaggaaataattaaaataatccctttttttttttctttttttaattaatacgTTGAATTATCCCTAAACCTTTAGATATATGCTATTgaattctaaatatatatatatatatatatatatatatatatatatatatttatttatttattgtaagagatagctaaatttttaattttttgtttaataagttgaagaattttttacttggaattcttaattttgtgtccgggtattttttaaaattgttgaattataaatttagccgctaaattttgaaatttatgtctaTTTAATAATTGCACTTCCAAAATGTTCAATGAATTcataaacttgtaattttgtgtctaagTTTCTTgacaaattctaaatttttaaaattttattagacatgaaattcaatatttatgtcCAGTTACtggttaatttaaaaaatattaaatttattaagataaaaaattcatatacaaaataattttattaaatactatttaaaaacaaaaaaaaattaaatttataatttggtctaatttatataattattctGTTATATATACTATGAAATAATTCGAAATTAAAGAGTTGGATACTGATATTTTAGgactaataaaaaatataaataaatatcatccATTGGTTTTTTTTAGATGCCATCCATTAGTCATAATACATTCAAAAGtgaaatcaatttatttattaattaaattattttatataagatAATTAATATACAAATGTCTTAATCAATTTAGCTgttataaacaaacaaataataatttaaaaaataaaaaagaaaaaaaagaaaaagacatcaATGGAATGTGTCAATCTTTTGGGCTATTTGTTCATTTATTATGATGACCATCCACCTAAATTCTCTGCTTCTTCTTGTTCAAATTAAATCCATTTACGAGtttgaataatattaaaaataattttttattaatatatatatatatatattaaaaacggcaaaattacaaatttatttaaaaaaccaccatttttaaaatatttaataaatttataattttttaattttgtgtctaataaaatcttcatatattattttatttgtttatattatttagacataaaaattaatatgttattgtttttaaaataatattatctttcacttttaaaattattcttgaGATATAAAAATGGcaataaatttagaagaaaattaatgtgacgataaattaaaataaaaatatttttaaaaaaatgaaaagctatatatatatatatatatttttttgtgatTTAATGTGTTATTATTGAAAgggtaaaaaagtaaaaggacCATGTGAAATAGAGTTTATTTTTACCCACCCcactaaaacaaataaatggtCTCATAAGCCTTTGAAAATTCCCAAAAGACACTCAaaatggattttatttttattaaaaaaaaatcacaatttataatttatcttacacgtaattaattattaattaggaAAGTtagtataaaaatttaaattaaataacttttattaaataatgaagtCGAGTTGTTCGagcatttattaaaaattttatttttaataaaaataaaatattaataagtaaataatttgtcattttaaaaattcaaaaaaattagtatttatattttttttataaagcttttttttttttttttttNtttttttttttttttttttttttttttttttttttttttttaaagaagtgCGTATATTTGAGCCTAATTCATAACGCCACAAGgtga is part of the Cucurbita pepo subsp. pepo cultivar mu-cu-16 chromosome LG03, ASM280686v2, whole genome shotgun sequence genome and encodes:
- the LOC111791764 gene encoding uncharacterized protein LOC111791764 — protein: MGCGISKFEPKEVVEATADCPHNPPRSHKSSTTNCFTGEPKPSVQEGSTTEKQSRKGNGSSRDREVAGEKMVKMSVNVKREKVEEDDRQMETMTQINFEDPNDDQNYRKIFRGGSPSFREYCIGSKSRSRSIGSEDNYDGDHGMWPNERTLNLEKEKKEEKKERRGKGTKKTLRRGKSGEGRSLLSTSRGRHQQQNDKFSSLDDDTSNKHLPARAS
- the LOC111791696 gene encoding uncharacterized protein LOC111791696, with the translated sequence MATTTSPLTDLQFNIHFRKVEAMALNSSCFLSLPSYVRRNHRVPLRICLPLLHSSAIRRRRSLRNCLLALLRHSITFWIYLPLQMIAEEFAVDRSQLPVFDISNSGSYGEVLGQITSQNQKLKDGYATADAPISLQRVEHKFTVKLQI